A single window of Neurospora crassa OR74A linkage group VII, whole genome shotgun sequence DNA harbors:
- a CDS encoding dibenzothiophene desulfurization enzyme A, translating to MSSPTDGSGQTRPKKKLIINAFVEMCSGHQSPGLWRHPSDQSHNFTSVQHWVELAKLLESARFHGIFIADVLGGYDVYRDSLTPAIVSGAQWPVNEPLSVVPAMAAATKSLGFGVTVSTSYEAPYHLHRRLATVDHLTNGRLGWNIVTSYLDSAARNIAGREKQVAHDERYEQAEEYLRVMYKLFASSWRDDAVVLDRERGVYTDPEAVRQINHEGKFFSVPGPAIVQPTPQRVPLLLQAGTSKAGKLFAAQHAEAIFVSSHAPQVCAKNIAEVRQLAREKFGRDGSKIKVLSLVTPILGRTEEEAKGKLADYRKYASTEGALAFFGGWTGMDLSKYGDDEELREVESNAVRSTVEAYARFSPPGSKWTKHTVAEHVSIGGNGPILVGTPEQVADGLEAWITEADVDGFNFAYALFPGSFQDIIDLLLPELKKRGLFWDDYAVPGGTYRENFYGAQGQKYPLEEHIASKYQWKAGVPSEEHKIPE from the exons ATGTCCAGCCCAACAGACGGGTCAGGCCAAACCAGGCCCAAGAAGAAACTCATCATCAATGCCTTCGTCGAAATGT GCTCCGGCCATCAATCCCCGGGCCTCTGGCGCCACCCCTCCGACCAGTCCCACAATTTCACTTCCGTCCAACACTGGGTCGAGCTCGCCAAGCTCCTCGAATCCGCCAGATTCCACGGCATCTTCATCGCCGATGTCCTCGGTGGCTACGATGTCTATCGTGATTCCCTCACTCCTGCCATCGTCTCCGGGGCGCAATGGCCCGTCAACGAGCCCTTGTCAGTAGTCCCCGCCATGGCGGCCGCCACAAAATCTCTCGGTTTCGGCGTCACTGTGAGTACCAGCTACGAAGCGCCCTATCATTTACACCGCCGCCTGGCGACGGTCGATCACTTGACCAACGGCAGATTAGGCTGGAACATTGTGACGAGTTACTTGGACAGCGCCGCGCGTAACATTGCGGGGCGGGAAAAGCAGGTGGCGCATGATGAGCGTTACGAACAGGCGGAGGAGTACCTGCGCGTCATGTACAAGCTTTTTGCCTCTTCGTGGCGGGACGACGCGGTGGTGCTGGATCGTGAGAGGGGCGTGTATACCGACCCGGAGGCCGTGAGGCAGATCAACCACGAGGGCAAGTTCTTCTCCGTCCCCGGCCCCGCGATTGTTCAGCCCACGCCACAGAGAGTGCCGCTTCTGTTGCAGGCTGGAACCTCCAAAGCTGGCAAGCTCTTTGCTGCGCAGCACGCCGAAGCCATATTTGTGAGCTCGCACGCGCCGCAGGTTTGTGCGAAGAATATTGCCGAGGTGAGGCAGTTGGCCCGGGAAAAGTTTGGAAGGGATGGGAGCAAGATCAAGGTGTTGAGTTTGGTTACACCGATTCTGGGCAggaccgaggaggaggcaaagGGGAAATTGGCTGACTACAGGAAATATGCGAGCACGGAAGGTGCGCTGGCTTTCTTTGGTGGGTGGACGGGCATGGATTTGAGCAAatatggtgatgatgaggagttgAGAGAGGTTGAAAGTAATGCTGTGAG GTCAACGGTGGAGGCTTACGCCAGGTTCTCTCCGCCTGGCTCAAAGTGGACAAAGCACACCGTTGCAGAGCACGTTTCCATCGGTGGCAACGGTCCCATCCTTGTTGGCACACCAGAGCAGGTTGCTGATGGCCTTGAGGCCTGGATAACTGAggctgatgttgatggcttCAACTTT GCATATGCCCTCTTCCCGGGATCTTTCCAGGATATAATCGATCTTTTGCTCCCCGAGTTGAAGAAGCGTGGTCTCTTCTGGGACGATTACGCTGTCCCGGGCGGAACATATCGTGAGAACTTCTATGGTGCCCAAGGCCAGAAGTATCCGTTGGAGGAGCACATCGCGTCCAAGTACCAGTGGAAAGCCGGTGTACCATCCGAGGAGCACAAGATCCCAGAGTAG
- a CDS encoding eukaryotic translation initiation factor 3 subunit 6 — protein MASTSPATTNGDVAPANYDLVLKLAPHLDRHMIFPLLEFNAGRLKEDETDKAREILAAKYALLKKTNMTDYVANLYCELEGLKEPPAEYAERRQKVFHQLEKYEQETAKITELLQRDDVVNNLRSDKVANLEFLKKEHDVTIDMVNALYDFGQLQYSCGNYADASELLYRFRVLSTDNDKVSYATWGRLACEILTMNWESAMEELQKVRESIDTRLANNPLAQLQHRTELVHWALFPLFNYDKAREPLLDLFFNAGFINTIQANSPWILRYLTVAVITNRGRAKNAGVHQKQMKDVVRIVKQEAYEYQDPITRFVHALCIDFDFEEAQQQLVLAEEVLRSDFFLLAHADDFVDSARHLIFESYCKIHARISLKDLSARLGLNNDDAEKWIVNLIRDTRLDAKIDYKEGTVVMNHPPSSVYQQVIERTKGGFFRTQVLTAAVAR, from the exons ATGGCTTCCACATcccccgccaccaccaacggcgACGTTGCGCCCGCCAACTATGACCTCGTCCTCAAGCTCGCTCCCCATCTCGACCGCCACATGATCTTCCCTCTCCTCGAGTTCAACGCCGGCCGCCTTAAGGAAGATGAGACCGACAAGGCTCGCGAGATCCTCGCCGCCAAGTACGCCCTCCTCAAGAAGACCAACATGACCGACTACGTCGCCAACCTCTACTGCGAGCTCGAGGGTCTTAAGGAGCCCCCCGCCGAGTACGCCGAGCGCCGCCAAAAGGTCTTCCACCAGCTCGAAAAGTACGAGCAGGAGACTGCCAAGATCACCGAGCTGCTGCAGCGCGACGATGTCGTTAACAACCTCCGCTCCGACAAGGTGGCCAACTTGGAGTtcttgaagaaggagcacGAC GTCACCATCGACATGGTCAACGCCCTCTACGACTTTGGCCAGCTCCAGTACTCGTGCGGCAACTACGCCGACGCCTCGGAGCTCCTCTACCGCTTCCGCGTCCTCTCCaccgacaacgacaaggtCTCGTACGCCACATGGGGTCGTCTCGCCTGCGAGATCCTCACCATGAACTGGGAGTCCGCCATGGAGGAGCTGCAAAAGGTGCGCGAGAGCATCGACACCAGGCTCGCTAACAACCCCCTTGCTCAGCTGCAGCACCGCACCGAGCTCGTCCACTGGgccctcttccccctcttcaACTACGACAAGGCCCGTGAGCCCCTCCTCGAcctcttcttcaacgccggcttcatcaacaccatccagGCCAACTCGCCCTGGATCCTCCGCTATCTCACCGtcgccgtcatcaccaaccgCGGCCGCGCTAAGAACGCCGGTGTCCACCAGAAGCAGATGAAGGACGTTGTTCGCATCGTCAAGCAGGAGGCCTACGAGTACCAGGACCCCATCACCCGCTTCGTCCACGCCTTGTGCAtcgactttgactttgaGGAGGCTCAGCAACAGCTCGTGCTTGCCGAGGAGGTCCTCAGGAGcgacttcttcttgctcGCCCACGCCGATGACTTTGTCGACTCGGCCCGCCACCTCATCTTCGAGAGCTACTGCAAGATCCACGCCCGCATTTCGCTCAAGGACCTCAGCGCCCGCCTCGGTCTTAATAACGACGACGCCGAGAAGTGGATTGTCAACCTCATTCGCGACACCCGCCTCGACGCCAAGATCGACTACAAGGAGGGTACCGTTGTCATGAACCACCCCCCGAGCTCCGTGTATCAGCAGGTCATTGAGCGCACCAAGGGCGGTTTCTTCAGGACGCAGGTTTtgactgctgctgttgccagATAG